The proteins below come from a single Yamadazyma tenuis chromosome 5, complete sequence genomic window:
- a CDS encoding uncharacterized protein (EggNog:ENOG503PXV8), translating to MSTVTTKKKLVYKQDPDGVFRLKKLGDDDRLSTKSDKRTVDDYLNDLISCAYEVVEPNKVQPILSEDNVSLQSPTKSVKIQPQPSETHYDAQPSYPPQSPLPEPLASSATKENLTFKDRTNGLNITFPPSPQVGTSFSFPKMPVSTLNSSKMFHIPSFGLGLVIAITISQSSTYILSYSKIAFEYAKIGLVWVLILGAIAWYTGIIKVQEWSKLRTTLTSLTAKPSQEATSAPGTPISPTNILNHNHYFNQNQNQNQNREMHSHVHDYMGDSPPQASRSQSSRPRYKSRPSESRRNTATNIMPFKPHVRPEYASERSPSVPNLSHEKSSLPKLTRFNTSDNSKTNYWRFVERSRADNEPRHVKSFPKAAPLPSLPDEDLPFVNEVKLLSRKPGFDSFNEMEQVDDLPGFDIKRSNTSASKKSVLGTKQNYYKFLANADTLDHD from the coding sequence ATGTCCACGgttaccaccaaaaaaaagTTGGTGTATAAACAAGATCCAGACGGTGTGTTTCGattaaagaagttgggcGACGACGACCGGCTCTCCACCAAATCTGACAAACGCACCGTTGACGATTATTTGAACGACTTGATTTCCTGTGCCTACGAAGTGGTTGAACCCAACAAAGTGCAGCCGATCCTTTCCGAAGACAACGTCCTGCTACAATCTCCCACGAAACTGGTCAAAATCCAACCCCAACCCCTGGAAACCCATTACGACGCCCAGCCTTCCTATCCACCACAGTCTCCACTCCCAGAGCCTTTAGCCTCTTCtgccaccaaagaaaatctTACCTTCAAAGACCGTACTAACGGCCTAAATATCACTTTCCCACCATCGCCCCAGGTAGGAACGTCCTTCTCCTTCCCCAAAATGCCTGTGTCCACCCTaaactcatccaaaatgTTCCACATCCCCAGCTTTGGCTTGGGACTCGTCATTGCCATTACCATCAGTCAGTCATCCACCTACATTCTTCTGTACTCCAAAATCGCCTTTGAGTACGCCAAAATCGGCTTGGTATGGGTGCTTATTTTGGGTGCAATTGCCTGGTACACCGGCATCATCAAAGTACAAGAATGGAGCAAATTGAGAACAACCTTGACCTCCTTGACAGCAAAACCATCACAAGAAGCCACAAGTGCTCCAGGAACCCCCATTCTGCCCACAAATATACTCAACCACAACCACTACTTTAATCAGAatcagaaccagaaccagaaccgGGAAATGCACAGTCATGTCCACGATTATATGGGAGACTCGCCACCACAGGCATCACGGCTGCAGTCCAGCCGTCCCCGGTACAAGTCTCGTCCCTCTGAGTCCCGGCGAAACACCGCCACCAATATTATGCCCTTCAAACCTCACGTAAGACCCGAGTACGCCAGTGAACGATCTCCCAGTGTGCCCAACTTGAGCCACGAAAAACTGTCGTTGCCCAAACTCACACGCTTCAACACATCCGACAACAGCAAGACAAATTACTGGCGGTTTGTGGAGCGGTCTCGTGCTGACAATGAGCCACGTCATGTCAAATCTTTCCCCAAAGCAGCTCCGTTGCCTTCTCTACCCGACGAGGACTTACCGTTCGTTAACGAggtcaagttgttgtcgAGGAAGCCTGGATTTGATCTGTTCAATGAAATGGAGCAGGTGGACGATTTACCGGGGTTTGATATCAAGCGTCTGAATACCTCTGCATCCAAGAAGTCGGTTCTCGGCACCAAACAGAACTACTACAAATTCTTGGCCAATGCAGATACCCTAGACCATGACTAG
- the AIM11 gene encoding Altered inheritance of mitochondria protein 11 (EggNog:ENOG503P6SJ; COG:S), whose amino-acid sequence MLTAGFGNFKINEASDEYKLRRRTQMVCFLTAAGITMLTSRFAYKSTITRQFLPTFFQGNHSPPTSYNFTADAAVAVGTGTLLAGSVSSMAIFGWCWIIDVSSFKEFGWKMKSLMGGDERLRQLALQPMDEESASIQDGLNDLLEGKYDDMPDSQ is encoded by the coding sequence ATGTTGACTGCTGGATTTggaaacttcaaaatcaatgaagCCAGCGATGAGTACAAGTTGAGACGCAGAACCCAGATGGTGTGCTTCTTAACAGCCGCTGGTATCACCATGTTGACCTCCAGATTTGCCTATAAatccaccatcaccagaCAGTTTCTTCCCACTTTTTTCCAAGGAAATCATTCACCACCCACCAGCTACAATTTCACAGCCGATGCCGCCGTGGCCGTGGGGACAGGTACATTGTTGGCAGGCTCGGTGTCGCTGATGGCGATTtttggttggtgttggatCATCGACGTGAGTTCTTTTAAAGAGTTCGGCTGGAAAATGAAGAGTTTAATGGGTGGAGACGAACGCTTGAGACAACTAGCCCTTCAACCCATGGACGAGGAGAGTGCTAGCATTCAGGATGGTCTTAATGATCTTTTAGAAGGAAAATATGATGATATGCCCGATAGCCAGTAA
- the EIS1 gene encoding Eisosome assembly protein (EggNog:ENOG503NYY1; COG:S), translated as MSRSIYQTNGKPLSQHALYQQKLKQGVYASPGIPSVGVNSNASDTAALLAASTDLTVRPSYERTVAPEAQEAALAAKLDKIYEWSRTVDGNAASAASAGLNDYSKRSNTISSTTTYQSSSSQLGLAGPLKGGSIYKAANANSSSTMTSRINPDKDFRHGLLPKGSATALNIDKISSVANANSAKTMDSRINPSLNVSRSGLARDDRSKSFKAGDISGQYLLSAASEKAQARLNSMSASGTPADFKAQAQAYANALTIAQQRSDERVAQNKKGLIDLGGGLTVTQAELDAMASLIVQPVLKDINSKAQLQRDTDKAAQQKKMEAIKAHDRAKRDEYAAKQKEKADLEAAKQERIEANNKEKDSKDAEFEAYSVEEKKKIEAKLEELKAQEEKHAAAKEVLLTQKQENQDKIDNEEQELIGSRKTVLDDMQAERDEEIAPILEELKEETGKLNELTDAKNELDDEVTKLSSLNEEYTAKIKELEEQLKAAEEDIESHTKNLEESSAKLEETNKEIQELTQSTETELGQIDDEHKKLDEEIGTLSQTKQQHLDDKTKQKAEIKQQLAARVEEEHAINSELPEHLRKDVNEKKLADTSSLFSDEAAPEPEVKAEPVTKTDKPSATAATVKTKKVKASRIKRLSNFFKSKPPTPTKVPVKVSDIKKANSKADIKKEPVDVKSQKTTDSYDGFEEEIPPNKGGLFKEEI; from the coding sequence TCCCTAGCGTGGGAGTCAATTCCAATGCCTCTGATACGGCTGCCTTGTTGGCAGCTTCCACAGACTTAACGGTAAGACCCAGCTACGAAAGAACCGTGGCCCCCGAGGCGCAAGAAGCCGCCTTGGCTGCAAAGTTGGACAAAATCTACGAGTGGTCCCGTACGGTTGACGGTAACGCTGCCTCCGCTGCATCGGCCGGCTTGAACGACTACTCCAAGAGACTGAATACCATTTcgtccaccaccacctaCCAAAGCAGCCTGTCCCAGTTGGGGTTGGCTGGCCCCTTGAAGGGCGGCTCCATCTACAAGGCTGCCAATGCCAACTCGAGCTCCACCATGACCTCCAGAATCAACCCTGACAAGGACTTTAGGCATGGATTGTTGCCCAAGGGCTCGGCCACCGCGTTGAACATCGATAAAATCTCCTCCGTCGCTAACGCCAACTCCGCCAAAACCATGGACTCGAGAATCAACCCCTCGTTGAACGTCAGTAGAAGTGGGTTGGCGCGTGACGACAGAAGTAAGTCGTTCAAGGCCGGTGACATTAGTGGCCAGTACCTTTTGAGTGCAGCCAGCGAAAAGGCCCAGGCCCGATTAAACAGCATGTCTGCCTCAGGAACCCCCGCCGACTTTAAGGCCCAGGCCCAGGCCTATGCCAATGCCTTGACCATTGCTCAACAGAGAAGTGATGAACGGGTGGCCCAGAACAAAAAGGGTCTCATCGATTTGGGTGGAGGTTTGACCGTCACCCAGGCCGAGTTGGATGCCATGGCCTCGTTGATTGTTCAGCCCGTGTTGAAGgacatcaactccaaggcCCAATTGCAGAGAGACACCGATAAGGCTGCccagcagaagaagatggagGCCATCAAAGCCCATGACAGGGCCAAGCGCGACGAATATGCCGCCAAACAGAAGGAGAAGGCCGACTTGGAAGCTGCCAAGCAAGAAAGAATCGAggccaacaacaaggaaAAGGACTCTAAGGACGCTGAGTTTGAGGCGTACCtggtggaagaaaagaagaagattgaggccaagttggaagagttgaaggcacaagaagaaaagcaCGCGGCGGCCAAAGAAGTGTTGTTGACCCAAAAGCAGGAAAACCAAGACAAAATCGACAACGAGGAACAAGAGTTGATTGGCTCCAGAAAGACTGTTTTGGATGACATGCAAGCCGAaagagatgaagaaatcgcCCCCATTTTagaagagttgaaggagGAAACCGGTaagttgaacgaattgACCGACGCCAAGAATGAGTTGGATGATGAGGTTACCAAGTTATCTTCGTTGAACGAAGAGTATActgccaaaatcaaggaattggaagaacagTTGAAGGCGGCCGAGGAAGACATCGAATCGcacaccaagaacttggaagagtCCAGTGCTAAACTTGAGGAAACCAACAAGGAGATTCAAGAGTTGACCCAATCGACTGAAACTGAGCTTGGCCAAATCGACGATGAACacaagaaattggatgAGGAAATCGGTACTTTGTCCCAGACCAAACAACAACACTTAGACGATAAAACCAAACAAAAGGCCGAGATTAAGCAACAGTTGGCTGCAAGAGTAGAAGAAGAGCATGCTATCAACCTGGAATTACCTGAGCATTTGAGAAAAGATGTAaacgaaaagaagttggctgaTACTTCGTCACTCTTCTCCGATGAAGCAGCCCCTGAACCAGAAGTCAAGGCCGAACCAGTGACAAAGACTGACAAGCCTTCTGCCACTGCTGCTACAGTGAAAACCAAGAAAGTCAAAGCTTCCAGAATCAAGAGActttccaacttcttcaagtccaaaccACCCACTCCTACCAAAGTCCCCGTCAAGGTTCTGGACATCAAAAAGGCCAACTCCAAGGCCGACATAAAGAAGGAACCTGTGGATGTCAAGTCGCAAAAGACCACGGATAGCTACGACgggtttgaagaagagattcCGCCAAACAAAGGAGGACTCTTCAAGGAAGAGATTTAA
- the CSE4 gene encoding centromeric DNA-binding histone H3-like protein cse4 (COG:B; EggNog:ENOG503P40I), whose translation MSTQNPRASVAVPRGPANRSRGDRSGPQSRRTSLHSRAGGVSRDEPGDALHLPRATVTKRRFKPGTKAIRDIRKFQKSTDLLIRKLPFARLVKEIAENFIGMNYGIRWQSNAVLALQEACEAYLVHLLEDTNLCAIHAKRVTIMQKDIQLARRIRGYI comes from the coding sequence ATGTCCACCCAAAATCCCAGAGCACTGGTGGCAGTGCCCAGAGGGCCGGCCAATCGATCACGAGGTGACCGGTCAGGACCTCAATCTCGAAGAACCTCGTTGCACTCAAGAGCAGGAGGAGTTTCTAGAGATGAGCCAGGTGATGCGTTGCATTTACCACGAGCAACCGTGACCAAGAGACGGTTCAAGCCGGGTACAAAGGCAATAAGAGATATACGGAAGTTCCAGAAAAGTACTGATTTGTTGATTAGAAAACTTCCGTTTGCCAGGCTAGTCAAAGAGATAGCCGAGAACTTTATCGGTATGAACTACGGGATCAGGTGGCAGAGCAATGCGGTGTTGGCGTTGCAGGAAGCGTGTGAGGCGTACTTGGTTCATTTGTTGGAGGACACCAATTTGTGTGCCATTCATGCTAAGAGAGTGACGATTATGCAGAAGGACATTCAGTTGGCCAGGCGGATTCGGGGATATATATAG